In Chthonomonas sp., a single genomic region encodes these proteins:
- a CDS encoding prepilin-type N-terminal cleavage/methylation domain-containing protein, whose product MRTRAFTLLELLTVIAIIAVLAAIITPVYSRTKVSANRSSDLSNMNSLRSALQVYRVDQGGYPPALLGYVTLYEGTSNVIPANQLRTYLYPKRVESIDTFRPVPLRAAQTDITSAVWPNADSRAVGTAPQIDLNGDNKVDNTDDVVGSRQAFGPTRTVTSIPLDAASTPLQFYRVSGYDVALTRNGSGGTRTELRYALFWTQQGLGTGSANDDPRQLGYSDPPEGTVITWNSFYREYGSTGLPERAKLDVVLFLGGGAKPFDSREVFDRSWRIMP is encoded by the coding sequence ATGAGAACGCGCGCATTCACTTTGCTTGAGCTGCTTACCGTCATCGCGATCATCGCGGTGCTTGCGGCCATTATCACGCCGGTCTATTCCAGGACCAAAGTGAGCGCCAATCGCAGCAGTGACCTGTCGAACATGAACTCGCTGCGCTCGGCACTCCAGGTCTATCGTGTGGACCAGGGTGGCTACCCGCCTGCGCTCTTGGGTTACGTCACGCTGTACGAAGGCACTTCGAATGTCATCCCCGCCAATCAGCTGCGCACCTACCTGTATCCCAAGCGCGTGGAAAGCATCGACACGTTCCGCCCCGTACCGCTTCGCGCTGCCCAGACCGACATCACTTCCGCCGTGTGGCCCAACGCTGATTCTCGCGCGGTCGGAACTGCACCTCAGATTGACCTGAACGGTGACAACAAGGTGGACAATACCGACGATGTCGTCGGCTCGCGCCAGGCTTTTGGCCCGACGCGGACCGTAACGAGCATCCCGCTTGATGCCGCATCCACTCCGCTTCAGTTCTATCGCGTTTCGGGTTACGACGTGGCGCTCACGCGCAACGGCTCGGGTGGGACCCGCACGGAACTGCGCTATGCACTGTTCTGGACTCAGCAGGGCCTCGGCACCGGTAGCGCGAACGACGATCCGCGTCAACTTGGGTACAGCGACCCGCCCGAGGGGACGGTCATCACCTGGAACAGCTTCTACCGAGAGTACGGGTCAACCGGGTTGCCCGAACGGGCGAAGTTGGACGTGGTCCTCTTCCTCGGTGGCGGCGCGAAGCCATTCGACTCTCGCGAAGTCTTCGATCGGTCTTGGCGCATCATGCCCTGA
- a CDS encoding prepilin peptidase — translation MFPEWTWVVGLMIGASIGSFLNVVIYRLPLGLSIQEPKNSFCPKCKARLTLPDLIPLLSWLVLRGRCRHCQVGIPARYFIVELVTGVLFALFWWQNLIAGSDPIRALFLCALAAALVSAFFIDVKYYIIPDQVNAAMLIIGLLYNVSLFVVGSPRAMTWGMPSAIAGALVGTLTIWFITLLGRLLFGKDAMGHGDIKMARGFGAVLFPAATGMTIGLAVIVGAVGGIAQLLVRKAQGVSDEPAGDEDEEPYEPESIASIFKCGLGYLLAIDVVGLFRPKLYESWFGENPYALESVEEEDDFVGLTTIPFGPYLAIGAVLAALFEPQLATMIETYIYGPGRTL, via the coding sequence ATGTTTCCTGAGTGGACATGGGTCGTCGGCCTTATGATCGGCGCGAGCATTGGCAGTTTCCTGAACGTAGTCATCTACCGACTGCCGCTGGGGCTCTCCATTCAGGAACCCAAGAACAGCTTTTGTCCCAAGTGCAAGGCGCGCCTCACACTCCCCGATCTCATCCCACTGTTATCGTGGCTCGTGTTGCGAGGCCGCTGCCGCCACTGCCAAGTCGGTATCCCCGCGCGGTACTTTATTGTCGAACTCGTCACAGGGGTGCTCTTCGCACTGTTCTGGTGGCAAAACCTGATCGCGGGGTCTGATCCCATTCGGGCACTCTTCCTTTGCGCGCTTGCGGCCGCGCTGGTAAGTGCGTTCTTCATCGACGTGAAGTACTACATCATCCCCGACCAAGTGAATGCGGCCATGCTGATCATCGGGCTCCTTTACAACGTGAGTCTCTTTGTCGTCGGATCGCCACGCGCGATGACCTGGGGCATGCCGAGTGCGATCGCGGGGGCGCTGGTGGGGACGCTTACGATTTGGTTCATCACCTTGCTCGGGCGACTGCTTTTTGGCAAGGACGCCATGGGTCACGGCGACATCAAGATGGCACGTGGGTTCGGAGCGGTCCTTTTCCCGGCTGCCACGGGCATGACCATTGGCCTCGCGGTTATCGTTGGTGCCGTGGGGGGAATTGCGCAGTTGCTGGTGCGGAAGGCGCAGGGCGTCAGCGACGAGCCCGCGGGGGACGAGGACGAAGAACCGTACGAGCCAGAGTCGATTGCGTCGATCTTCAAATGCGGGCTTGGGTACTTGCTGGCGATCGACGTGGTCGGACTCTTTCGACCAAAACTGTACGAATCTTGGTTCGGAGAGAACCCTTACGCATTGGAGTCAGTCGAAGAGGAAGACGATTTCGTGGGACTTACCACGATTCCTTTTGGACCCTATCTGGCCATCGGTGCGGTGCTGGCCGCGCTCTTCGAGCCGCAGCTTGCCACGATGATCGAGACGTACATTTACGGCCCCGGTCGCACTTTGTAA
- a CDS encoding chemotaxis protein CheC → MSSNIEKLGPVAFSAISEIANIGLGKAMTSLADLTGRTFHISIPNLDSVPVATLSEFVGGPEELCVATVMSIEGDVHGYASFVFDWASAQQLWKMVLGTEPAGYDQIDELHVSMMLEFGNILNSSFLNAISEMTDLRLHATPPQLGVEMAAALGYAMMCQAAEPEHLAITIEARLTDEDVEVSGFFIFFADIEGLTVILNRLGISEAA, encoded by the coding sequence ATGAGTTCAAACATCGAAAAATTGGGGCCGGTCGCTTTCTCTGCGATCAGTGAGATCGCGAACATAGGGCTGGGCAAAGCGATGACATCGCTCGCCGACCTGACCGGGCGCACCTTCCACATCAGTATCCCGAACCTAGATTCCGTCCCCGTCGCGACTCTATCCGAGTTCGTCGGTGGCCCTGAAGAGCTATGCGTCGCAACGGTCATGTCCATTGAGGGCGACGTCCACGGTTACGCCTCGTTCGTTTTCGACTGGGCGAGCGCCCAACAGCTCTGGAAGATGGTGCTCGGGACCGAGCCAGCCGGGTACGACCAGATCGACGAACTCCACGTCTCGATGATGCTGGAGTTCGGGAACATCCTCAACTCAAGTTTTCTGAACGCCATTTCCGAGATGACCGACTTGCGCCTGCATGCCACTCCGCCTCAACTCGGAGTCGAAATGGCGGCCGCACTTGGCTACGCAATGATGTGCCAAGCGGCCGAGCCCGAACATCTGGCGATTACCATCGAGGCGCGACTCACGGATGAAGACGTCGAAGTCTCGGGCTTCTTCATTTTCTTTGCGGACATCGAAGGATTGACAGTCATTCTGAATCGACTGGGAATCTCGGAGGCGGCCTAA
- a CDS encoding HDOD domain-containing protein has protein sequence MSEQLITIEEIVSRTTDLPSIPAAALKVLQETESSTSTASSVAQILSTDQALSARILRLANSAYYGLSRRVGNLSEAVVVLGMRTVRNLAIVASSYPWMTKPVPGYELGTKELWLHSFGVAIGAQLAAKRANSPLEEQAFTSGLLCDIGKLALSVWFENKTDKMLQLAQAKRTSFIQVERMLLGYDHAEVGAHLAESWNFPKEIVNAIKYHHDPDACEDRTLLVDCVHFGDYITMLMGFGLGGDGMQYRFCESTLERLGIEPDDLDDVISEFVTQYEAYEKMFEELQAA, from the coding sequence ATGTCAGAACAACTGATCACAATCGAAGAAATCGTCTCGCGTACGACCGACCTCCCGTCGATTCCCGCGGCGGCACTCAAGGTTTTGCAGGAGACCGAGTCCAGCACCTCGACCGCGAGTTCGGTAGCGCAAATTCTAAGCACCGACCAGGCCCTGAGCGCGCGCATTCTCCGGCTCGCCAACAGCGCCTACTATGGACTGTCGCGCCGCGTCGGCAATTTGTCGGAAGCGGTCGTCGTTCTGGGTATGCGGACCGTTCGCAACCTGGCGATCGTCGCCAGCAGCTACCCATGGATGACCAAGCCTGTTCCGGGGTACGAACTCGGTACCAAGGAGCTGTGGCTGCACAGCTTTGGAGTCGCCATCGGCGCGCAGTTGGCCGCAAAACGCGCAAACTCGCCGTTGGAAGAGCAAGCATTCACCTCGGGTCTTCTGTGCGATATCGGCAAGCTCGCGCTCAGCGTGTGGTTCGAGAACAAGACCGATAAGATGCTCCAGCTTGCTCAGGCCAAGCGCACGTCGTTCATCCAAGTCGAGCGCATGCTCCTGGGATATGACCACGCAGAAGTGGGCGCGCATCTGGCTGAAAGTTGGAATTTCCCCAAAGAGATCGTCAACGCGATCAAGTACCACCACGACCCGGATGCTTGCGAGGACCGCACCCTATTGGTCGACTGCGTTCACTTCGGCGACTACATCACTATGCTCATGGGCTTTGGATTGGGCGGCGACGGCATGCAATACCGGTTCTGTGAGAGCACGCTTGAGCGACTGGGCATCGAGCCCGACGACCTCGACGATGTGATCAGCGAATTCGTGACTCAGTACGAGGCCTACGAGAAGATGTTTGAAGAGCTCCAAGCAGCATGA
- a CDS encoding chemotaxis response regulator protein-glutamate methylesterase, whose amino-acid sequence MKKRVLVVDDSPFIRRVLLDWIKTESDFEIVGTAANGNEAIRLAAELKPDIITMDVEMPHCDGLTALQHIMEASPTRVLMVSSITTQGATSTMKALELGAIDFVTKPQSSSSIHFLGVRDELIGKLRACSEARVRPSAFRTCPAVKFRGGRTDQVVVIASSTGGPRALSALWTSLPHNFPAAILVVQHMPVGFTASLAQRLNAIGNVPVREAKSGDRVEAGQALICPGGQHMFVRQGGLIELNEDPPIHGVRPAADHLFNSAIEVYRRRLLGVVLTGMGHDGTAGACALRKAGSHVYGESAETCTIYGMPRAAKEAGGITAEFPIHEMAMAITAGLKERLENAS is encoded by the coding sequence ATGAAGAAACGAGTACTTGTTGTTGACGATTCGCCCTTCATTCGCCGGGTCTTGCTTGACTGGATCAAGACCGAATCGGACTTTGAGATTGTGGGCACCGCCGCAAATGGCAACGAAGCGATCCGCCTCGCTGCGGAGCTGAAGCCCGACATCATCACGATGGACGTCGAGATGCCGCATTGCGACGGGCTGACGGCCCTGCAGCACATAATGGAGGCGAGCCCAACTCGCGTCCTCATGGTCAGCAGCATCACGACCCAGGGAGCGACCTCCACGATGAAGGCCCTCGAATTGGGCGCAATCGACTTCGTGACCAAGCCGCAAAGCAGCTCGAGCATCCACTTCTTGGGAGTGCGTGACGAGCTCATCGGAAAACTCCGAGCCTGTAGCGAAGCCCGCGTTCGACCGTCAGCGTTCCGCACGTGCCCGGCTGTCAAATTCCGTGGTGGGCGGACCGACCAAGTTGTCGTGATCGCCAGCTCGACCGGCGGACCGCGAGCGCTCAGCGCCCTTTGGACCAGCCTTCCCCACAATTTTCCGGCCGCGATCCTTGTAGTGCAGCATATGCCCGTCGGATTCACCGCGAGCCTCGCCCAGCGGCTGAATGCCATCGGCAATGTGCCGGTTCGCGAAGCCAAATCGGGTGACCGAGTCGAAGCCGGTCAGGCGTTGATTTGCCCGGGCGGCCAGCATATGTTCGTCCGTCAGGGTGGGCTCATCGAGCTCAACGAAGATCCGCCGATCCACGGTGTCCGGCCAGCAGCGGACCACCTGTTCAATTCTGCGATCGAGGTGTACCGACGCCGACTCTTGGGAGTTGTCCTCACCGGCATGGGTCACGACGGCACCGCCGGAGCTTGTGCCTTGCGTAAAGCAGGCTCGCACGTGTACGGCGAATCGGCCGAAACGTGCACGATCTACGGCATGCCCCGCGCCGCCAAGGAAGCAGGCGGCATCACCGCTGAATTCCCAATACACGAAATGGCCATGGCGATCACCGCTGGCCTGAAGGAGAGACTCGAGAATGCTTCCTAA
- a CDS encoding protein-glutamate O-methyltransferase CheR yields MLPNQTQWDTFYRNVQAKSGLDLFQYKPGQIQRRIMTMMETREVQTLDQFWKSLLADPNGMEWLLDKLAINVSELFRNPEKWEEMRTQILPLLLKKTSRIKAWSAGCSIGAEAHSLAVLFAEYFKGPHTIVGTDIDQAALKQARDGTYKRNEVNAMPPALRDKYFTGDDGEYTAKPEIKKFVSFKTGNLLADRFDTGFDLIMCRNVVIYFTDECKDKLYRRFFDALKPGGILFVGSTERIFGAQNIGFDQKIPFFYQKPSASNQSLGDTSWRTAS; encoded by the coding sequence ATGCTTCCTAATCAGACGCAGTGGGACACGTTCTATCGCAACGTGCAGGCCAAGTCGGGTCTGGACCTTTTCCAGTACAAGCCTGGGCAGATCCAGCGCCGCATCATGACGATGATGGAGACCCGCGAGGTTCAGACCCTCGACCAGTTCTGGAAGTCGTTACTGGCCGACCCGAACGGGATGGAGTGGCTGCTGGACAAACTCGCGATCAACGTAAGCGAACTCTTCCGAAATCCAGAAAAGTGGGAAGAGATGCGAACCCAGATCCTGCCGCTGCTGCTCAAGAAGACGAGCCGCATCAAGGCATGGAGCGCGGGTTGCAGCATCGGCGCGGAAGCGCACTCCTTGGCGGTCCTCTTCGCCGAGTACTTCAAGGGTCCGCACACTATCGTCGGCACGGATATCGATCAGGCTGCGCTCAAGCAGGCCCGCGACGGCACCTACAAACGCAATGAAGTGAATGCAATGCCGCCTGCGCTCCGCGATAAGTACTTCACGGGAGACGACGGCGAATACACCGCCAAGCCCGAGATCAAGAAGTTCGTGAGTTTCAAGACGGGCAACCTGCTCGCGGATCGATTCGACACCGGCTTTGACCTGATCATGTGCCGGAACGTCGTCATCTACTTCACCGACGAGTGCAAGGACAAGCTGTACCGTCGGTTCTTCGACGCTTTGAAGCCGGGGGGAATTCTCTTCGTCGGCAGCACCGAGCGAATATTCGGGGCTCAGAACATCGGCTTTGATCAAAAGATTCCTTTCTTCTATCAGAAACCATCAGCAAGCAACCAATCATTGGGGGATACATCATGGCGAACCGCATCTTAA
- a CDS encoding response regulator: protein MANRILITDDALFMRVTLKNILTQHGFEVVGEAQNGVEAVKLYQELKPDLVTMDITMPEMDGLQALKEIRSADPNAKVVMCTAMGQKNMVVDAIQSGAKDFIVKPFQPDRVVEAVRKQLAA, encoded by the coding sequence ATGGCGAACCGCATCTTAATCACCGACGACGCATTGTTTATGCGAGTCACGTTGAAAAACATCCTGACCCAGCACGGCTTCGAGGTCGTGGGAGAAGCTCAGAACGGTGTTGAGGCCGTCAAGCTCTACCAGGAGCTCAAGCCCGATCTCGTGACCATGGACATCACCATGCCCGAGATGGACGGACTTCAGGCGCTGAAGGAGATTCGGTCTGCGGACCCGAATGCCAAGGTCGTCATGTGCACCGCCATGGGCCAGAAGAACATGGTTGTCGACGCCATTCAGTCGGGCGCTAAGGACTTCATTGTCAAGCCGTTCCAGCCTGATCGCGTCGTCGAGGCTGTCCGCAAGCAACTGGCTGCCTGA
- a CDS encoding chemotaxis protein CheX, whose translation MKAIYINPFVKGASDVLTTLIAVAPKLEAVTARPQMFTSKWMNVTCGITGDLQGQVVFSMDEPTANSVASRMLGGMELTQELLTSSLAELGNMISGNSLSQLSASGLVCDITPPSLICGQDIQINTFDVPTVVIPLAIEGVGSLEINLSVKERVAAQAA comes from the coding sequence ATGAAAGCGATCTACATCAATCCATTTGTTAAGGGTGCCTCGGATGTCCTTACCACGCTCATCGCCGTAGCGCCCAAGCTTGAGGCGGTGACGGCGCGCCCCCAGATGTTCACATCCAAGTGGATGAACGTCACGTGCGGCATCACGGGCGATTTGCAGGGGCAGGTGGTTTTCAGCATGGACGAACCCACTGCCAACAGCGTCGCATCGCGGATGCTTGGCGGCATGGAGCTCACCCAGGAACTGCTCACCAGCTCGCTCGCGGAGCTCGGAAACATGATCAGCGGCAACAGCCTCTCGCAGCTTTCAGCGAGTGGGCTCGTGTGCGACATCACGCCCCCAAGTCTGATTTGTGGACAAGACATCCAGATCAACACGTTTGATGTGCCGACCGTCGTGATCCCCCTCGCGATCGAAGGCGTCGGGTCGCTCGAAATCAATCTCAGTGTCAAGGAGCGCGTGGCCGCGCAAGCAGCCTAA
- a CDS encoding M48 family metallopeptidase, with protein MERKRFPDIAASAFVSDADRRAIAALNKVPLLPTVVQKFHEIGADRWMYCWNMSQAVRCGPRQYRTLWQILRESCDVLDMPEPELYVTNNPFTNAFAGGVERPYITLRSSAVDALSDEQLYHLIGHELGHIKAGHILYFSIARILAPLLEMLGRRTLGLSDVAGMALMMALSEWSRQAEVSADRAGLLVSQNLETSVDVNIMLAAGPSRLQHELDRDAFMEQARAYQEMSFADSMGKMFLWVFGNWTATHPMPVHRAQQLERWFLSGDYQRILGGDYRKETSAA; from the coding sequence ATGGAACGAAAACGGTTTCCGGACATTGCAGCATCGGCGTTCGTTTCGGACGCGGACCGGCGTGCGATCGCAGCGCTGAACAAAGTGCCGCTGCTCCCTACGGTCGTTCAGAAGTTCCATGAGATCGGCGCTGATCGCTGGATGTATTGCTGGAATATGAGCCAGGCCGTCCGCTGTGGTCCACGACAGTACCGCACGCTCTGGCAGATCCTGCGCGAATCGTGCGACGTACTCGATATGCCCGAGCCCGAGTTGTACGTGACCAACAATCCGTTCACGAACGCCTTCGCGGGCGGCGTCGAACGCCCGTACATCACCCTGCGCTCGTCCGCGGTGGATGCCCTTTCAGACGAGCAACTCTACCATCTGATCGGGCACGAGCTTGGCCATATCAAAGCTGGCCATATCTTGTACTTCTCCATCGCACGCATCCTCGCCCCGCTGCTGGAGATGCTTGGTCGCCGCACCCTGGGTCTGTCCGACGTCGCTGGGATGGCGCTCATGATGGCATTGTCCGAATGGTCCCGTCAGGCAGAAGTATCCGCTGATCGCGCGGGCCTGCTTGTCTCCCAGAATCTAGAAACGTCCGTCGACGTGAACATCATGCTCGCCGCCGGACCGTCGAGATTGCAACACGAGCTGGATCGTGACGCCTTCATGGAGCAGGCGCGGGCCTACCAAGAGATGAGCTTTGCAGATTCGATGGGCAAGATGTTCTTGTGGGTCTTTGGCAACTGGACCGCCACGCACCCGATGCCGGTCCACCGTGCCCAGCAGCTTGAGCGCTGGTTCCTTAGCGGTGACTACCAGCGCATTCTCGGCGGTGATTATCGCAAGGAAACGAGCGCGGCCTAA
- a CDS encoding isochorismatase family protein: MALAHANDSVLMVVDLQPSFMAPMPGRDEVVMRARFLVQVAAAMNVPILATEQVPARMGHTDERILEVLPATATVFPKTAFSAWRATGVDLELRKMRRKQVVLVGAETHICVTQTAHDLIEHGFQVVLATDAITGRGAETRRTALQRMAAIGCIESHTESVTYEWLESSEHAAFKTVLGLVKAAALSG, translated from the coding sequence ATGGCCCTTGCCCACGCGAACGACTCGGTCTTGATGGTTGTCGATCTGCAGCCTAGCTTCATGGCCCCGATGCCGGGTCGGGATGAAGTCGTGATGCGGGCGCGGTTTTTGGTCCAAGTGGCGGCGGCGATGAACGTCCCGATCCTCGCGACCGAGCAGGTGCCGGCACGGATGGGGCACACTGACGAGCGGATCTTGGAGGTACTCCCCGCGACAGCCACGGTGTTTCCGAAGACGGCTTTCAGCGCTTGGCGGGCGACGGGCGTCGACCTGGAACTCCGAAAAATGCGGCGTAAGCAAGTCGTTCTGGTCGGCGCGGAGACGCACATCTGTGTGACCCAGACGGCCCACGATTTGATCGAGCACGGATTCCAAGTGGTGCTTGCCACCGATGCGATCACCGGGCGAGGCGCAGAGACGCGCCGCACGGCATTGCAACGGATGGCAGCCATCGGCTGCATAGAATCGCACACGGAATCGGTGACCTACGAGTGGTTGGAGAGTTCGGAGCATGCGGCCTTCAAGACCGTGCTCGGACTCGTCAAAGCCGCCGCTCTGAGCGGTTAG
- a CDS encoding bifunctional phosphoglucose/phosphomannose isomerase — protein sequence MPHDLDQEFYVLRNDPKGMYRLTCEFGTQVQRANEIAQASSLPDWKATPDHVLLTGLGGSAVGGDFVRALFDHGAKVPFIVNREYTLPTYIGSGSLVVASSYSGNTEETLSAYSQAKRSGASILCVTSGGKLAELAKADGFPVVLIPGGQPPRTALGFNLIPVIVAMEKLGLIPANDMGALVQHINDCVAKWSIGVEVESNPTKQLALAMHGKVGTLYGLGNWQGIVANRWKGQINENSKNMVFANAFPELNHNEILGWVQADGQGVANWLTVVLQDGTESAKMKKRAEVTSRLIQGVSEIHTVTAPGGTLLEKMIGLTLYGDFVSLYLAALNDVDPENIDHINTLKGELANVP from the coding sequence ATGCCGCACGATCTTGACCAAGAATTTTACGTTCTCCGCAACGACCCCAAGGGAATGTACCGTCTCACCTGCGAGTTCGGGACCCAAGTCCAGAGGGCCAACGAGATCGCGCAGGCGAGCAGTTTGCCCGATTGGAAGGCGACTCCCGACCACGTCCTGCTCACGGGTTTGGGCGGTTCCGCAGTCGGCGGCGACTTTGTTCGTGCGCTGTTTGATCACGGAGCCAAAGTCCCATTCATCGTCAACCGCGAGTACACGTTGCCCACTTACATCGGGAGCGGATCGCTGGTGGTCGCCAGCAGCTACAGTGGCAACACCGAAGAGACGCTGAGCGCCTACAGCCAAGCCAAGCGCAGCGGCGCGAGCATCCTGTGTGTGACGAGCGGCGGCAAGCTGGCCGAACTCGCCAAGGCCGACGGTTTCCCAGTCGTGCTCATTCCAGGTGGACAGCCTCCGCGCACGGCGCTCGGATTCAACCTCATCCCCGTCATCGTCGCGATGGAAAAGCTCGGGCTGATTCCGGCAAATGACATGGGCGCGCTCGTTCAGCACATCAACGACTGTGTGGCGAAGTGGTCTATCGGCGTCGAGGTCGAATCGAACCCCACCAAACAGCTTGCGCTTGCTATGCACGGCAAGGTCGGAACGCTCTACGGACTCGGCAACTGGCAGGGGATTGTGGCGAACCGCTGGAAGGGTCAGATCAACGAGAATTCCAAGAACATGGTCTTCGCCAACGCCTTCCCCGAGCTCAATCACAACGAAATCTTGGGTTGGGTGCAGGCCGACGGCCAAGGCGTGGCGAACTGGCTGACGGTCGTTCTGCAGGACGGCACCGAGAGCGCAAAGATGAAGAAGCGCGCGGAAGTCACGTCGCGGCTGATCCAGGGCGTCAGCGAGATCCACACGGTGACCGCGCCGGGCGGAACGCTTCTTGAGAAAATGATCGGACTTACGCTCTACGGCGACTTCGTATCGCTGTATCTTGCGGCGCTGAACGACGTCGATCCCGAGAACATTGACCACATCAACACCCTGAAGGGTGAACTGGCAAACGTGCCCTAG
- a CDS encoding single-stranded DNA-binding protein: MVNRVVLVGRLTRDPEVRTTTGGKSVVDFSIAVQKKIKPQDGSPDADFFRVIAWDKTADYVGNYLTKGRLVSVDGRLQARKYTANDGTNREVVEIVAESVQGLDRARDDAGTPVAAAVTQSPSTGADEYDPFADE, encoded by the coding sequence ATGGTCAATCGCGTCGTTCTCGTTGGGCGTCTCACTCGCGATCCCGAGGTGCGAACCACCACGGGCGGCAAGTCAGTCGTCGATTTCTCAATTGCTGTTCAGAAGAAGATCAAGCCGCAGGACGGTTCGCCGGACGCCGATTTCTTCCGCGTCATTGCCTGGGACAAAACTGCGGATTACGTGGGCAACTACCTGACTAAGGGTCGGCTCGTCTCGGTGGACGGTCGGTTGCAGGCCCGGAAGTACACCGCAAACGACGGCACCAACCGTGAGGTGGTGGAGATCGTAGCTGAGAGTGTGCAGGGGCTGGACCGAGCCCGCGATGATGCCGGAACCCCGGTTGCTGCGGCCGTCACTCAGAGCCCATCCACAGGGGCCGACGAGTACGATCCGTTTGCAGACGAGTAA
- a CDS encoding 30S ribosomal protein S6, translating into MSRKYEAFYIVAPSLNDTEVQAIADRFKGVVEAQGGTVEAAGKWEKRKLAYEINGHKEGNYVLMNFEADAKVPQELNRQMRNSDDVIRHRIFLQEA; encoded by the coding sequence ATGTCACGTAAGTACGAAGCGTTCTATATTGTTGCACCGAGCCTCAACGACACCGAGGTTCAGGCGATCGCCGATCGATTCAAGGGCGTCGTCGAGGCCCAGGGTGGTACCGTCGAAGCCGCTGGCAAGTGGGAAAAGCGCAAGCTTGCCTACGAGATCAACGGCCACAAGGAGGGCAACTATGTCCTCATGAACTTTGAAGCAGATGCCAAGGTTCCGCAAGAGCTGAATCGCCAGATGCGCAACAGCGATGACGTGATCCGTCATCGAATCTTCCTCCAAGAGGCATAA
- a CDS encoding zinc ribbon domain-containing protein, with protein sequence MKRCPQCQSFNAVDAKFCSNCGANLAGPAATYQTPQVSRPVMTPTARRAGWPLAIAVLLGIVAIGFGSAGLLKAVFKPSSSGVTQATAQPASGLTQAQAAPESGITKAPAPSRTRMPEDVRQYLLHVEATEKQRRQIALKHLGVVRVKMTELMAGGGLDALKDIMNSDPLGEDPKSPADKLKVDFAAMRSDWRAVLDFLNTKTPPGECQALHDSYDQSVRETGAQILNLLDILDHASSDPASAVSTLEGMKGASKDIEQAARKANDEVESICQRYDERAWFSISDDFGGDGGMLKSMGGL encoded by the coding sequence ATGAAACGATGCCCGCAATGCCAGTCCTTTAACGCCGTCGATGCCAAATTCTGCAGCAACTGCGGCGCAAACTTGGCTGGGCCCGCGGCCACCTACCAGACTCCGCAAGTGAGCCGCCCGGTCATGACACCCACGGCCCGCCGAGCAGGGTGGCCACTCGCCATCGCCGTTCTGCTTGGGATCGTCGCCATCGGTTTCGGCTCTGCGGGACTCCTGAAGGCAGTCTTTAAACCCAGCAGCAGCGGCGTCACGCAAGCCACGGCCCAACCTGCGTCTGGACTCACCCAAGCCCAGGCCGCACCCGAGTCCGGGATCACCAAGGCGCCCGCACCCTCGCGCACGCGCATGCCCGAAGACGTTCGCCAGTACTTGCTGCACGTCGAGGCGACGGAAAAACAGCGGCGGCAGATCGCGCTGAAGCACCTCGGGGTTGTGCGCGTGAAGATGACAGAACTCATGGCAGGCGGCGGTCTGGATGCACTGAAGGACATCATGAATTCGGATCCATTGGGCGAAGACCCGAAGTCGCCCGCCGACAAACTGAAGGTCGACTTCGCCGCCATGCGCAGCGACTGGCGCGCGGTCCTCGACTTCTTGAACACCAAGACTCCGCCCGGCGAATGCCAAGCGCTCCACGACTCGTACGACCAGTCCGTCCGCGAAACGGGTGCGCAGATTTTGAATTTGCTGGACATCTTGGACCACGCCAGCAGCGACCCAGCGAGTGCTGTTTCGACTCTCGAAGGGATGAAGGGCGCGAGCAAAGACATCGAACAAGCCGCCCGCAAGGCCAACGACGAAGTTGAGTCCATCTGCCAGCGCTACGATGAGCGAGCTTGGTTCTCCATCAGCGACGACTTCGGCGGCGACGGTGGCATGCTGAAGTCGATGGGCGGCCTCTGA